One Hevea brasiliensis isolate MT/VB/25A 57/8 chromosome 5, ASM3005281v1, whole genome shotgun sequence genomic region harbors:
- the LOC110667681 gene encoding cytochrome P450 89A2 — METWFIVLISLSLCLLFNSFFSLLKSTGKSSRSLPPGPPTIPIISSLLLLLKSFSQLESIIQGLRAKYGPIITIRIGSRPAIFVTTHSLAHQALVQNGAVFADRPPALAVSKIITSNQHNISSASYGPTWRLLRRNLTSEILHPSRIKSYSHARKWVLDILINRLMSQSESGKVVHCVKDHFQYAMFCLLVLMCFGDKLEEEKIKQVEDGQRRMLLSFNRFSMLNFWPSLTRILFYKRWDEFLQIRRDQEKVLIPLIRARKNARIENLSKDKDDKLGKEEFIVSYVDTLLDLQLPHENRKLEEGEIVSLCSEFLDGGTDTTSTALQWIFANLVKYPHIQEKLFMEIKDVVGEEQEVKDDHLHRMPYLKAVILEGLRRHPPGHFVLPHAVTQDTVLDGFVVPKNGTINFMVAEMGRDPNVWEDPMAFNPERFLNTEGGEAFDVTGSREIKMMPFGVGRRICPGYGLAMLHLEYFVANLVWNFKWMAADGDEVDLSEKQEFTVVMKNPLKAQISPRLKPQNF, encoded by the coding sequence ATGGAAACCTGGTTCATCGTCCTCATCTCTTTGTCCCTCTGTCTGCTATTCAACTCCTTCTTCTCCCTTCTCAAATCCACCGGAAAATCCTCTCGCAGCCTTCCTCCAGGACCTCCTACCATTCCCATCATCAGCAGCCTTTTATTGCTCCTCAAATCTTTCTCCCAACTCGAGTCTATTATTCAAGGCCTACGTGCCAAATACGGTCCCATCATCACCATCCGTATCGGCTCTCGTCCTGCCATCTTCGTCACCACTCACTCCCTCGCCCACCAAGCTCTTGTCCAAAACGGAGCTGTTTTCGCTGACCGCCCTCCTGCCCTAGCTGTCAGCAAAATAATTACTAGCAATCAGCACAATATCAGTTCTGCCTCCTATGGACCAACTTGGCGGCTTCTCCGCCGTAATCTCACCTCTGAAATCCTCCACCCTTCGCGTATCAAGTCCTATTCCCACGCACGCAAATGGGTTCTGGATATTCTCATCAACCGCCTCATGTCTCAGTCAGAAAGTGGTAAGGTTGTCCACTGTGTTAAAGACCATTTCCAGTATGCTATGTTCTGCTTATTAGTTCTCATGTGTTTCGGAGACAAGCTTGAGGAAGAGAAGATCAAACAAGTAGAAGACGGTCAGCGTCGCATGCTGCTGAGTTTTAATCGTTTCAGTATGCTGAATTTCTGGCCAAGTTTGACGAGGATATTGTTTTATAAACGCTGGGATGAGTTCTTGCAGATTCGAAGAGACCAAGAAAAGGTGTTGATTCCTTTGATCAGAGCGAGAAAGAACGCCAGGATTGAGAATTTAAGCAAAGATAAAGACGATAAATTGGGAAAAGAAGAGTTTATAGTATCATATGTTGATACTCTGTTGGATTTGCAGCTTCCACATGAGAACAGAAAGCTTGAAGAAGGGGAAATAGTTTCTTTATGCTCTGAATTTCTTGATGGAGGTACAGATACTACATCCACAGCCCTGCAATGGATCTTTGCAAATTTAGTTAAGTACCCACATATTCAAGAGAAGCTTTTCATGGAAATTAAGGATGTTGTGGGGGAAGAGCAAGAGGTTAAAGACGATCATTTGCACAGGATGCCATATCTGAAAGCAGTGATTTTGGAAGGACTAAGGCGCCACCCTCCAGGGCACTTCGTGCTGCCACATGCTGTGACCCAAGATACTGTTCTTGATGGGTTTGTGGTTCCCAAAAACGGTACTATAAATTTCATGGTTGCAGAGATGGGTCGGGATCCTAATGTCTGGGAAGATCCTATGGCATTCAATCCTGAAAGGTTTCTGAATACTGAGGGAGGGGAAGCATTTGATGTAACTGGAAGTAGGGAGATAAAGATGATGCCTTTTGGGGTAGGGAGAAGGATTTGTCCTGGATATGGTTTGGCAATGCTTCATTTGGAATATTTTGTGGCAAACTTGGTTTGGAATTTCAAGTGGATGGCTGCTGATGGGGATGAAGTCGATTTGTCAGAGAAGCAAGAGTTCACTGTGGTGATGAAAAATCCACTAAAAGCCCAAATATCTCCGAGGTTGAAACCTCAGAATTTCTGA